A stretch of DNA from Anopheles nili chromosome 2, idAnoNiliSN_F5_01, whole genome shotgun sequence:
AAGTGCTTTGCGTGGGTAGATTTTGCGTGACTGTTTCGCCTTTATTTGATGCAACAATTCAAACGCAAACCGAGTTGTCACATGTCGATAAATGCGATATGTTAACACTAAACACTACTCCATCAGCAATGCAAAATGTGAATGATCATTTCATGCTTGCGTCATCTGTATCGGAAGGACCTCCCCTTTGGCTTAGAGCTCACATGGGAATGAGGCCAATGTCAACAGGACAAATGGGACCGACTTCCGGCAATATGATGATGCCTGCGCTTCAGACACCGCCGTCGTTCGTTGTACCCGTACCTCAAATGCCCACGGCATTAATCAGACCGAACGCTTTTACACCTTTTAGCGGCTCTGCAGCTAGGTGTACCGGTGCATACGGTTCAGTTCAATTGGGTTCACATCAGATAAGTCCTCGCATGCGAGGCTTAATGCAAACCCTCGAAGCACAGATGATTAAATCTACAAACTTTACCTCCCTGTCAATGACTGACCAGTTTAATTTGGTACGAGGCATAATTGATCAATGTATTAATTTTGCACCATTCTTATCACTTGATGCGGATGAGAAAATTCGCTGCCTCATTAACGGACAAAATGGTTTCCAATACGTAAACATTTTTACGCTCTTTATGTACCCGGAGCAGCTAAAAATGTTAGCCATTATTGAAAGGTACTATCGTAGTACATGTGATCCAGCAAGTGGACCGTTAACCCAAGAAAGCAGCATAACAATGGACGGCGGCCAGCAAGCAACAACGAATAAAACAGTGTCGACGCAGGATTTGCAGGACATATCTACAGCCGACCCAAGAGTTCGAGACATAAACCAGGTTATTGCGAGCGATGAAGCTAACGATGACGAGGAAGCAATACCACCTGCACCATCACCCCCGCCGATTTCGTGTCGTTCAAGAtctgtttcaccagatttGGAAAAGGATCAAAGCTCCGCAAACAGTTCTTTCAACGGTGCAGCCCAAAAGAGGATGTGCCAAGATTCAGTTGAAgaaccaccaaaaaaaagtgtgAAAACTAGTGAGAAAAAGAATGCGACACTCAAACCAATGGTTTATGTCAGTAATCTTTCTAAAGATGTTACTGAACAGTacattaataatttattttctaagTATGGTTTGATAAAATCCGTTATCGAGCCCAAAACTCGAAGTACGGACACCAAATCTATGGTTATTAGGTTTAACACAATGCGTCAAGCTAatgcggcaaaaaaaatgcatttgacCACCATAATGGGTCGTTTAATTAGGGTCGGTATATACAACGACCAATATAAGGCTCGTCCCGAATATGCGGTTGTCGTTTCCTGTACTGGCTGTAAGTGTATATATGTGCCACCAAAAGTCGCACGCAATCAAGTGTTCTAAATGCTGTGTACTGTGCGCAAAGTGGTGCGACATTGCTtttcatgatttatttttctttacaaCAGTGTATTCGGAAATAGCCATATACGAGACGTTCAAGTCCTGTGGCAAAATAGGGTATTTGTGGACGCGTAAGCTCAAAGAAAGCGACGTATGCGTAATCGACTTTGAGGACTCAAAATCTGCAATTGCGGCTCTCAAAATAACGTATCTCCACAATGGAAATAGATGCAAAGCTACTACTTTCACCGTCAGTTCAAAGGTAAATGTCTTTCATATTTATACCAGACACATCATCGGAGAATTTAAGAAACCGTTTACTGTTCATCGACAGCCTCCCATGGATGACCTCGAGGACTAGTATTAAGTATAGGACAATAAGTTGTAATCTCTATGAAGCTTGTATAATGTTAGGAACTGTGTATAAGCCTATGCTGTAGATGGATGATCAATCGGAACGATCATgaacaaaaaggataaaaaagatTGTGACTTTTTCAAACGTTCGATTTCTGATTGTGTTCAATTTCCATATATAAACGTTGATGTTTATGCTTTGAAATCTGTATTGATGAAATACGGCTCatcatacaaaaacaaaacatacttTTTTCAAAGTGCACTTAAAAAGTGTGCGTTGAATAGAGTGCAAAATAAACAGTTAAAGAACAAACAGTACTGAAGTAATATACTACTATAACATTTACTTTTGAGTAATATTgaacatatgaaaaaaaaataaaacaatcttttTATATGTTCATTATCTACTTATTACGTTATAGCAAATATTGcttgtaaaataaatactaATGACTAAAAAAGATGTTCCTTGATAAATgttatttgtaaaaaatacaATCATAGTTTACTTCCGGTAAGTATAAATTTTGAGACTAGAGATCGTATAGcgaatattgcaaaaaataatcgTGCTGTAACAACATTCGTCTTTTGCTTCAAGGGgctattattttttacaaagaAGGTGAATGGCctgaaatttttttaaacaattgaaatatattaaaaacaaCATTGCAGTCATATTTGATATAGTGACCATAATAAAAAGTGTTTTATGACTAATGGAATAAAGCAATTTAATAATATAAATACTGTTGAccccatttaaaaaaaatatagcaggagtaaaaaccacgaaaaaaaatcgtacagTGTATACGAACGGTTACGACTGCATGAATAGTTTAATTGCTATAACATATCTTATACTTTATTGTTCAACATAAGGACGATGTTAGCTTTCAACCCTTCTGTAGCACAATACCCTGGAGCAACGTCTTTTCTCGGCTCAGTTGTCGAAGTGATATGTTATAAAAATAGGTGatattttgaacaaatttattccaacaaaaacaatttaatctATTTAATGTGCACCAAGCTAATTTGTTCAAAGACTCAAGTTCAGtcaattttatttagtttttgcATAgttttgactttttttttctctaatcTATCACACAATTAGGATTTTGTTACACTTAAAACTTGAATTATTTGTTTGCGCTtgatttatcatatttttttcgttccgcTGTTGCAGCACTACAACTAATTGTTGTGTCATGTTGCTATTTATTGGTGTGTATCCAGGCTACACGGTAAACAAATGTTTCTGAAGATGAAACATCACCGGTTTCTCGTACCGAATACATACAACATATTATAAGAGACCCCATTGTAAATGCAAGCTGAAACTTTAACTCCACGCCACACTGTGCTAACCGGTTATGTTGTATCCTTTGAATTCTACATAAGACATCGCTTGCAATGGACTCGTAATTCGGCGCATTCTGGCGCGAAAGAAAACTACAAATTTATGCTCTGGCTTAATCCAATGTTGGATATGAATCAACGATAAACGTATCACAGTGGACACATCATCCTTTCTTGTAACGAAAGTAATGTTCTATTCCAGTGGCAATTCAATAAAACTCGCTCCAATAcatcggcgtgtgtgtgttgcccTCATTTACCACGAACAATTATAATACTAAACGTACAGCAGacttttcttttacttttatacttttttttgtttgttactttAGGGAAATTTTATCCGCCTGCTTACTGCTAGTCACTAACAACGATCTATAATGAAATGGTCATAAGACTGAGAGTTCAGTTTTCGACATTGCATAATGTTAAATGTAAAGGGAACAAATGTatgttaatgaaaaaaaatagctgaaACATAAAAGGAACTTGCACTACTCAAGTTTCACCGCGAATGTCAGACATTCACGGTGTACGAAGAGGATAAGAATTAAGCACATCGTTTAACTTTCTCTTTACTGCATGAATGAATTATCACTTagattcattttttatcatgGCATTGCACCGTAAATCTatgcattaaaaatcaatGCCGCCACCATAGCATAGGAAAAACTGTGCATCTCGGTCTTGCTTCTAAAAACGTGTTTAAATTCGTTGCCGCAATGGAGCTATTGCATCCACTCGGCAGATCCATCATTATCGTTGTGTGACGGTAGCGAGCGGAGAGAAAATGTTCGTTTAAAAATGATGCACATGTGACTGCATGCATACGTTTCGGCAGCCCAAAGCCAGAGATCGTACTTTTTTCAGTAAGTACAAAGGCAGCACGACCGCACATACAAAAAATGTATCCAGCTCAGATAGCACGACATGCGAATATTTTAATCGGGGACAATATGACTAAATGCttacttttcattgaaaaGTAAACTCAAATTGTAATCGTGTTTCCATTGCAGCTGAAGGTCGGTGAGATTTTTAGTAAGGTGTTAACACCCGTACAAGCTGTTCATCGCATCGCACAAAGAGAAAGgcaatcaataaaatatcgcccattttccactttttttcctcttattGAGTATTTGCATTACCTTTAAGATGTTTTTACGTGACATTTCAATAAGACGTTGGTGCAACCAGGGCCCGCAATGATGGCACAAATTCGGCCGCCAAAGGATTTAGTGttgatttttcaacatttaCGTTCCTGGGCTGGCGAATCAATTGCGATTGCTGCTGTGGTTGATCTTTGTCGTGTTGTAGGCTGGACAGAATGTTCATGAGACCACTgtttacagaaaaaaagaaccagaTACGTTAGGATACGTATTACAGGGAATAACCAATCATCTGTACCTTTCTCTTGGTACATTTCCGACGAGTGCCGCCGAAGCCATCCTATCTGCAGAGGCCATTTCGTCCAGCATCATTGCCTCAATGCATTGATCCATTAGCTCTTCCTCCTCAAGTCGTTGCAGCTCTTGCATATCGAACTCGTcttcgttttccatccacaTGTACTCCGCAAAATCATCAGTAGCGGCAGAATTCCCTTCGTTTGGCGGAGTACTCACGCTGTCCGCTTCAGAATCATAGGGATCGCTAAATACGGCGGGTGCAGCGTTGCCTCCTCCATCGCCGTCACCTCCGCCACCGTGGGTGAAAACGTTTCCTGTGGTAATGGTGACATGGGTATAGCTGTTCGAGCTGCTTCCTCCGATGTTATTGTCCGGcatcttcattttcatttgctctGTGGCTTTGTGTGCAATGGTGTATTATAGAATTTACTCTGCAATGGAATAAATAAGTGAATCGCTTAAACAAAAAGAATTGGATACCATGATCCGGTAATATACACTGTAAACTTTATAGTAGAATTTAATTCGTTCAAATATATATTCGGACGCAAATAGTTGTTATTTGTTTACTTCCTTCTCAGTTAATTATAGATAGAgtatttgatgtttttttactcAACATTTACTGTTTACAAAACATGGTGTGGCAACGCGACCTGAAACCCCCTGAAAGAAGTACTATATTGTGCAAAACAATGCAACAAAATATACAGTTTAAGTAGTTTGCGTGTCACTTGTTGTGTTGAAGATGCAAGGCAGCTTATGCTATCTCAAGGTGAATTGAAATCGACAATTTATCGACGAAGGACATTCTTTGAATAGGAGTGGCCACACTAGCTAATCAGCGAAAGAGTGTTTTTCGAGAAACAGTTTCTTGACCACTTGGAACAATGCCGATTCAATATGTGAACGTTTGTGTTGCAATACTTCTCGTTTTAACACTGTAGAACAAGAGAACCCGGTAGCACCTCCATCTTTCGCTTTTTATTACCTCAAGGTAAAACCCCTTACAAATCCAATTCGCAACGTCGCAATTCAGTGCTACTTAGAATTTTTACTAATCTGAAAGATTACCCAACGTGGGAATTgtaacaattttcattcatgcaCTAAATTTGGAAACTATATTGAATTTTACGCGGTAGTCCAAAACTAAGACTCTACACTcatgaaaatttgtttcaccTTTGTCCTCACGAGAAGCAATTGAAACGACCTGAAGACTTTGCAGCACCCCTGATGACATGTTAGCACTTTGTGCAATCACTATGGCTAACTTTTGTGGTCATTTCATGGCAAcaatgaaattgtttttttaataattgaGAAAAGTAATTTGGTTTAAAATGGCTTAACATCCTTCTAAGGATAgacaatatattttttgtatctCTTGACACAAGGTTtctatttaaataaaattaaaatgtttaaggaagaataaaattattcaaaactaaGATTATCAACGAGATTTAATTGTACGCATgaatttcatacatttttagTATATTGTAGTAAGTCATAGGTATTATATTATACATTATGATCATCTAACATGATTTTATGTATTTTGACGCTACCACGTAAGGGCTGCTGCAAATCCAAAAGTGGGAATCATTGTGAGGAATCGATGaaatagttaaaaaaaatacaaaaaggaaaaagaactAAAATGTATATGCAGTATATTCGTTACATAATAAAGGAAAAATGCAgttaaaaaaatcgaaaattaatATACTACAATCAGTAAAGCTTTGTGACAGTAAGCTTTATGTCCCGGTATATGTCAAAAAATTGTCGAGTTGCCCTTCGAGTTGAATATCCCTGACATAGATTAATGAACCAAGTAGTCCAGCATTGATAAACATAATTATGCAGGTAATACCAACGATTCATAGAAACAATTTGGTTTGATGTTACTATATatttgaaataatatttttgaatttattgtaaTATTTCTCTTTGCTTTTCAAGAGCTGGAGAGATTGAACAACCAACTTGAGAAGatgatataaaaaataaattatgaattacGATTAGGAGGGTTTCACACTGGTGGAAATTTCAACAttcaataaatattcattgcaATTAGCCGTAAAACATTCACCATAAGAAAGTTAAATTTACAACTATGAAAAAAGTATAACATATGAAATTagttttttgtgcaaaaaacAGTCCAACATGTGATTGAGAgctattttgtgtgtgtctattTGGTATATGTAAGATTATTTGAAGGAAAATCAAAGTGTCACCCATCAAAAacttatttattatttcatctttttcttctcgtttacGTACACTAACTTGAACGAGATTTTTAGACTATAGGTGACTTTAATTTGCTCATTTAAAATACCCCaatgtttcaaataaaatttacttGACAAcgattttctttcaaattttGAACAGAACTACGCGTGGCTGTTGGCCTAGGAAAACTTTTCTTGTGTTTCACTATGTGCTTCGAAAAACTTCTGCGTACCCTTAACATgctcaattaattaaaaatgcatatcTTCAAACAGTCATCGCAGTAGAAGCCCATCTGTGGCCTAGAAAATAGACACCTATTTATAGGCGATCGATCGTACAAAATTAGATTACGAATAAATTTTTAACGCAAtatctaaattgaaaattcaatgattcattctgttttttcttccggtAGCTAATGcaattgtgttttgttgtcgTGGCTATTTAACGTGGCGGCGGACCATATAATATGCGGAAATCGTTCAATCAGATAAAATCATTCGTATTGTTACATGCCCGTGTGAACAAACGTTCGCCACAGAAACGTATCAGCAGACAATATCTAGCTTATAGTTGATCACAGTACATAATTTACGTGAATCATAACCATTCCATTAAGCAACATTCGTTGCAGTAGCTATGCGTTTGATACACATATTTCATGAGTACATGATGTAATGATTAAATATAAGATCgttaataaagaaaaagaaataaaaagaaagaaataagaTTAAAAAGGTTTttatctccaaaaaatttgcTGATTTATGTAGTATTGAAACttatgtttaattaaaaatatatttaaaaatattacaatatAAGTTATAAAAATTTTAGTTTTAATATGCATGAACCACTATAACATGTATTattaaaaaaggaacaacaaTTTATCATCTTGCAGCGCagattgatttcgtttttcgcctttttttatttactacaTCACCAGTGATAACACAGGCGttaaaataattatgtttCGTTTGCCGTAATTTGTACGGGTTTCGTTTGCAATCTACTCATACAAACCTATTTATTACCCGTATTTAGCATTGAGTAAAATTAGGGAATAAGGCGATAGAGCCATGTATGTGTTCATACAACAATACGGCctagaaaatgataaaaagtaGCATTGTGTACAGCGAGtttgagagagaaagagtgaaatgTGAGAGCAGCAACAGAGAGACGGGATCAGGGAGAAAGGACAGTTTGACATTCCAATCATGGCAACCTAAAATACATGCTTGAGCAggagagaaaacgaagaaagctATAGGTGTAACCTGTGATCAacgtttgatggaaaatatattacaaTCCTCGCGTAGGGTACGTCAGTAACGAAGAAACCCTCACACAGTTCAACAATCCGGCGACCTTCTCCACGTTCAATTGCTATAACTTGGTAGCATGTAGATTTGGTGAACACGATCCTTAGTAGCCTTGGGTGAGGATATTCAAAAGAAATTGTGCGGAAATAGTCGTTATATGTTATAAGGAATTGGTTTACTTCCAATCTGAACTGGTCAGATATATTTTTGGTAGCAATTCGCAGCTATACAAGTAGTTTGCagctgggtgtgtgtttgtaataGATAATGAATCTGTCGTTTTTTTCAATAAGTGAAATAGATCCTCAGACAATAATgtcaaaaaaacaatataatataataagTACATAaaagtgaattaaattatGATTTATAAGACAAATCAAGTTAACTGATTCGTACTGCAGACGCCAttctgatggaggcgcccagtattTTGTGACGAAATATTTTGACTAGAAATTATTATTGTACTAGCAGATGATCTcgtgttttaaaaaatattctttGTTAAAAGAATGTTGACCATAATTGTCAgctttttctgtttcattttataatttttaatgGTCATAGCAGTGGCGCACTGTTTTGAATATCGCCCAACGGTTTCATTCGAGCAACGGCGTAAATctcgtacattttttttttgttctaagATCCAGTTATAATAGAAACAATTCCAAACTCGTCCATTCTCTTTTGAGCCGCCGATGAATAGAGAAACGGAAaatgttgcgttttgtttctagCATGCTGGCATGGCCTGTGAGACCACGACACCCGATAGAGCCATATACCAGTTGCTACTCTAGTAGTATTAGTTAGGCGGGCTTTTTTTAACTAGCAACTCCACAATGAAGCAAACGCTCATTGGGCTGCGGTTCATACATCGAGGTTGTTATGGAAATTGGAACAGTAATGGGTTCCGGAAGGTAAGGAGTCGGAACGGTGGAACGAATACGAAGTCTAATCTAGCCCGCCAGCTAGCACACGCGGGGTGTCGGTTTACGTTTCTggtcggtgtgtttgttgtaCGCGGTTTTGTGACTTGTGGATAGGTTTCTAAAACCGATTGGAAGCTTGCGACCGACTTCCGCCCAACCCGTCTGGTAGAAAGCttgttggttttgctttcgagTACGCTTGTTTCTCCAGTCAGTCAGTCGGTTCGTTTGCATGTTCAGCAGAGCCAGAGAATTCAGTCAACTTCGGGCCGCATTTGTAATTATAATCGATCGTGGCAAAGGTTAATGGCAAAGGTATTGCTAACAGTGTATGCCTGCGCTCTAGCCATTGACAAGGATACAGTTGGCTTTATAGCCGTGTACAATCCGTAGGACGCATTACGAATCCAGCGGATTTTAAAGGTCGAATTGTATTAATCTAAAATATTGAAAGTGTTTAGCTTTCCAagtgtgtttgttgtgtttgaTATTATGATTTATGATACACTGTGTGTTATGCATTTGACGTAGCGCTGGTGTTTTGCTAGCTATATAAAAAACGATAAATCAATTGAAATAGGCTACTTCACTGGAACTATATAACCTTCTTGTGGTGCAGACCGCTCTAGAGTTGATACGTCTCATATAAAGCACCACATAAGAACAAAAGCTATAAAAAGTGGAATTATCGATCGTGTAGTGAGCTGCCCGAGCAAAAGTAATGTAAGGCTGGGTATATAAGTTCTAGAATGTATTGAATATATtggaataaatgaaaaaaaaaaaaatttgaacactaattaattaattaattaattaaaaaaagcacacccatcGACTGAAGGCGCGTAAAATGGTGAACTGGGATGTGTCGGCATGTTTTGTGTTATCGGTCATCGGGGACCGTTTGAAGTGAAGTGATAACGCCTCCGCATTCCCGCAACTAGTTCTAACGACTGAATGAGATGACAAGCGTAGAAAAACGCGTAAATTTTTGTTGCGATATAAATTTTATCGTAGCCCAACTTGTGAAGccaaaaagaatacaaaaatCTAAAGTGATTAAAACATTGTAACTTGAACATGCCTAACTCTGTTCGAATGACGTCGCTGCTGTTGTGATCACGTCTGACATCCACTAAACGATCAGCGACTCTTGTGCAGGAGACAAGTGGTACACTTTAGATGGTACTTGGACTTGCTAGGACTATTACTGGTAAGCTTTGGGAGTCAGGTAGCTCTCATAGATCAAGTTTAGATCAATCAATGAATAGCCTTCCATCTGGTGAACTCACGCATGCCTGTACGGTAGGACGATATTTTTGGAGTGGTTTATATTTAGAACGCTCAAGCAATACGTatacaatttcatttttaGACACCCAAATGTTGACAGTCTGTATAGCATGTTGGCATACAATTATTGATCGTAAACGTGCTTTGGTGACTGGTGTTTGCCGATCATGTGAAAGCCAACAATTTGTTTATTCATTGATCGAACTGGTTAAGCATTATTCAGCGAACCAAAATAGCTTTTGCATCATTTCATAGCAAAGTTAAGTTGACTATAACGACACTCGAGAATGGATTTTCTTGAGGAAAAGTTTACTCCTTATTGATTTCCGATAAGCTTAATGGTGTGTTCTTTGCTCGCTGTAGTTTGCCGGATACACCGCAAATATTATGGAGCCTAGCGCTTTTTACTGTTGAACGGTGCGAGCAAACAGTTTGATTgtgttttcaattattcacgCAACCGTGCGCATTGCGGTGGAACACTGTTCTATGTGGGCTCATTTTAAACACGATCTTGCGAGAACACAAACCCAACCACTGCACATACCCGACCGCATGATAAGCATCTATGAGCGACGTTTATACTAGTTGCCCAGAATGAGCCACCGTTAATGATCGGTCGAACgctttttctttatcattCGCGTACAAATGGTACTACAGATTAAATGGATGGTACTTCGCATAATTTCTTGCCCGTCATGTGACGGTGGGAGAAGCTATTTGCAATGCCCCGCGTAATGGAAGCAAAACGTTGCCTCCACGTTGGTCGTCGTTGAGCGCTCGAGACTTGGAAATCGATTCCGGCTGTTCGATCAGACAATCGAGTACGGGCGATTACTGAAGCGGTTCCGGCAAAGAAAACGCGCGGTACTGGTACGGGCGGAACAGCTGGAACAGTGTGCG
This window harbors:
- the LOC128730276 gene encoding polyadenylate-binding protein-interacting protein 2B, producing MKMKMPDNNIGGSSSNSYTHVTITTGNVFTHGGGGDGDGGGNAAPAVFSDPYDSEADSVSTPPNEGNSAATDDFAEYMWMENEDEFDMQELQRLEEEELMDQCIEAMMLDEMASADRMASAALVGNVPRESGLMNILSSLQHDKDQPQQQSQLIRQPRNVNVEKSTLNPLAAEFVPSLRALVAPTSY